Proteins encoded by one window of Streptomyces sp. LX-29:
- a CDS encoding ArsA-related P-loop ATPase encodes MRTVLVTGLGGAGRTTVAAATALAAAREGRRVLLLTADRGSVPEALLGLPDGAREAAEGLPWTPPTEVAPGLWAARIAAGEHFRAELAALQERGREALDMLGATPLESEELTELPGADAFALLRALRLAYEARLPAPREPEAPAQGGPAAALWDLLVVDLPPMPEALGVLALPERLRRYLRRLLPAERQAARALRPLLAQLAGVPAPTQRLYEIAARWEQELAAVQRVIESAATTVRLVVEPGPLALRSLRAARAGLALHGCRVDAVIANRLLPTGSADPWLAALSGRQQDALKEMSEEWTSGTPVDAPVRELPHLGAAPFDAGPVAAVEALGALARALAGPGRTDAGSASAPSAGSHDERPDLPAEDPWAVEDRLAEEGVLVWTLPLPGADREGLGLVRRGDELILTVGAFHRVLPLPSALRRCTVSGAGLRDGALRVRFAPDPALWPKR; translated from the coding sequence ATGCGTACGGTCCTCGTCACCGGACTCGGCGGCGCGGGCCGCACCACCGTCGCGGCCGCTACGGCGCTGGCCGCGGCGCGGGAGGGGCGCCGCGTGCTGCTCCTGACCGCGGACCGCGGCTCCGTGCCGGAGGCGCTGCTGGGGCTGCCGGACGGAGCGCGCGAGGCGGCCGAGGGGCTGCCGTGGACCCCGCCGACCGAGGTGGCACCGGGGCTGTGGGCGGCGCGGATCGCCGCCGGTGAACACTTCCGGGCCGAGCTGGCCGCGCTCCAGGAACGCGGCCGTGAGGCGCTGGACATGCTCGGCGCCACCCCGCTGGAGAGCGAGGAGCTGACCGAGCTCCCCGGCGCCGACGCCTTCGCCCTGCTGCGCGCGCTGCGCCTGGCGTACGAGGCCCGGCTGCCGGCGCCGCGGGAGCCCGAGGCACCGGCCCAGGGTGGCCCGGCCGCCGCCCTGTGGGACCTGCTCGTCGTCGATCTGCCGCCGATGCCCGAGGCGCTCGGCGTGCTGGCGCTCCCCGAGCGGCTGCGCCGCTACCTGCGCCGGCTGCTGCCCGCCGAGCGGCAGGCCGCACGGGCGCTGCGGCCGCTGCTGGCGCAGCTGGCCGGGGTGCCGGCGCCCACCCAGCGGCTCTACGAGATCGCGGCGCGCTGGGAGCAGGAACTCGCCGCCGTGCAGCGGGTGATCGAGTCGGCGGCCACCACCGTACGGCTGGTCGTGGAGCCGGGGCCGCTGGCCCTGCGCTCGCTGCGGGCCGCGCGCGCCGGGCTGGCGCTGCACGGCTGCCGGGTCGACGCGGTGATCGCCAACCGGCTGCTGCCGACCGGCTCCGCCGATCCGTGGCTGGCCGCCCTCTCGGGGCGACAGCAGGACGCGCTGAAGGAGATGTCCGAGGAGTGGACGTCCGGTACCCCGGTTGACGCTCCGGTACGCGAGCTGCCGCATCTCGGTGCGGCCCCGTTCGACGCGGGCCCGGTGGCGGCCGTCGAGGCGCTGGGCGCGCTGGCGCGGGCCCTGGCCGGGCCCGGCCGGACGGACGCCGGGTCGGCCTCCGCGCCGTCCGCCGGCAGCCACGACGAACGGCCCGATCTCCCGGCCGAGGACCCGTGGGCGGTGGAGGACCGGCTGGCCGAGGAGGGCGTGCTGGTCTGGACGCTGCCGCTGCCCGGCGCCGACCGCGAGGGACTGGGCCTGGTCCGGCGGGGAGACGAACTCATTCTCACCGTCGGCGCCTTCCACCGGGTGCTGCCGCTGCCGTCCGCGCTGCGCCGGTGCACGGTCTCCGGCGCCGGGCTGCGGGACGGCGCGCTGCGGGTGAGGTTCGCCCCCGACCCCGCGCTCTGGCCGAAGCGGTAA
- a CDS encoding DUF5304 family protein, whose product MAFEDDLDPDAWRYACEEDLAAERARRAREKAADEQPGSAAEELRKLAEAVAEKVAAFQAPIAGPAVQGAVQQLIAQAKAAVEPVIERNPEVFDHLAAAGSELLAAYRAAVAGQEQRWTQGSQRSSSEHIDLD is encoded by the coding sequence ATCGCCTTCGAGGACGACCTCGACCCCGACGCCTGGCGGTACGCCTGCGAGGAGGACCTCGCCGCGGAGCGGGCCCGGCGGGCGCGCGAGAAGGCGGCGGACGAGCAGCCGGGCAGCGCGGCGGAGGAACTGCGCAAGCTCGCCGAGGCGGTGGCCGAGAAGGTGGCCGCGTTTCAGGCGCCGATCGCGGGCCCCGCGGTCCAGGGCGCCGTACAACAGTTGATCGCACAGGCGAAGGCGGCGGTCGAACCGGTCATAGAGCGCAACCCTGAAGTATTCGACCACCTCGCCGCGGCAGGTTCCGAGCTCCTGGCCGCGTACCGCGCCGCGGTCGCCGGACAGGAGCAGCGCTGGACCCAGGGAAGCCAGCGTTCGAGTAGTGAACACATCGACCTCGACTGA
- a CDS encoding ROK family glucokinase, which translates to MGLTIGVDIGGTKIAAGVVDEEGTILDTSRVPTPPTPEGVVDAIADAVRTVSAGYDVEAVGIGAAGYVDDKRATVLFAPNIRWRHEALKDKVEKRVEMPVVVENDANAAAWGEYRFGAGQGHDDVVCITLGTGLGGGIIIGGKLHRGRFGVAAEFGHIRVVPDGLLCGCGSQGCWEQYASGRALVRYARQRASATPENATALLALGDGTPEGIEGKHISDAARQGDKVAIDSFRELARWAGAGLADLASLFDPSAFIVGGGVSDEGDLVLDPIRTSFRRWLVGAQWRPHAQVLAAQLGGKAGLVGAADLARQG; encoded by the coding sequence ATGGGACTCACCATCGGCGTCGACATCGGTGGCACCAAGATCGCGGCTGGCGTGGTCGACGAGGAGGGCACGATCCTCGACACCAGCAGGGTGCCGACCCCGCCGACTCCCGAAGGCGTCGTGGACGCCATCGCGGACGCGGTGCGCACCGTCAGCGCCGGTTACGACGTCGAGGCGGTGGGCATCGGCGCGGCCGGCTACGTGGACGACAAGCGGGCGACCGTGCTCTTCGCGCCCAACATCAGATGGCGCCACGAGGCGCTCAAGGACAAGGTCGAGAAGCGCGTCGAGATGCCCGTGGTGGTGGAGAACGACGCCAACGCCGCGGCCTGGGGCGAGTACCGCTTCGGTGCCGGCCAGGGCCACGACGACGTCGTCTGCATCACCCTCGGCACCGGCCTGGGCGGCGGCATCATCATCGGCGGGAAGCTGCACCGCGGGCGCTTCGGCGTCGCCGCCGAGTTCGGCCACATCCGGGTGGTCCCCGACGGGCTGCTGTGCGGCTGCGGCAGCCAGGGCTGCTGGGAGCAGTACGCCTCCGGCCGGGCCCTGGTCCGCTACGCGCGGCAGCGCGCCAGCGCCACCCCCGAGAACGCCACCGCCCTGCTCGCCCTCGGCGACGGCACCCCCGAGGGCATCGAGGGCAAGCACATCAGCGACGCCGCCCGCCAGGGCGACAAGGTGGCCATCGACTCGTTCCGCGAGCTGGCCCGCTGGGCCGGCGCCGGGTTGGCCGACCTCGCCTCGCTCTTCGACCCCTCCGCGTTCATCGTCGGCGGCGGCGTCTCCGACGAGGGCGACCTCGTGCTGGACCCGATCCGCACGTCCTTCCGGCGCTGGCTGGTCGGCGCCCAGTGGCGGCCGCACGCCCAGGTGCTCGCCGCCCAGCTCGGTGGCAAGGCGGGGCTGGTCGGCGCGGCGGACCTGGCCCGCCAGGGCTGA